The Streptomyces noursei ATCC 11455 sequence CCTCCGGGAGCACCGCCTGCTCCGGTATGTAGACCGCGAAGTCACCCGTCCGGTAGGCCCCCTTGGCGACGACCGCCCTGTACAGGCCCACCTGCGCGAGCTCCAGCGCGTCGGCGTTGGGATGCTCATGGACCGTCAGTTCCTCGACCGTGACGCGCAGCGTCGACATGCCGTCCCCCCGTTTCCCGTTGCTGTTTCCGTGGTGAGGCGCTCCGTGCCGGGCGTCGCCCGGCCGGAGTCCCGGATCCACTGTGATCGAGCCGCTGTCGACCGGCGACCGATTTTCCCGCTGTCGACCGGTTGCGATCGGGAGCTGGGGGAGGGAGACGAAGGCGGTGTCCGCGCGACGCACCGCCGCGCCGCGTTGTCAGTGGCGTCAAGTAGCGTTTTCCCGTACGGAGTCGACCAAGATGAGGGGGACCGGCGTGGGGGACGACGGCGCGGACGCCGAGCGCGTCCGGAACGACTTCAGTGGCACCGCGCACGGCCCGGTGATCCAGGCCGGGGTGATCGAGGGCGGCGTGCGGATCGAGATGCCGCGGCCGGAGCAACCGGTGCCGCGGCAGGTGCCGGCCGGGTCGCCGCAGTTCGTCGACCGCGAGCCGGTGCTGGCGGAGATCGACGGCTGGGTGGGCGCCGGCGGCGGCCTGGCGGTGCTCAGCGGCCTGCCCGGGGTGGGCAAGAGCGCGACCGTACGGAGATGGGCGCACGAGGAGCGCGGCCGGTTCCCCGGCGGCGAGTTCTACGTGGACTTCGCCGAGCTGCGGGCCCAGGCGGGCGGCGACGTCTCGGCCGGGGTGAGCCGCTGCCTGCGGGCACTCGGCGTCGAGGACCGCTATCTGCCCGCCAGCCTGGGCGAGTTGACCGGCATGCTGCGCACCCTGACGGCGGACAAGCGGGTGCTGATGGTCCTCGACGACGTCACCGAACCGGCGCAGGTGCGGGCGCTGCTCCCGGGCGCCCCCGGCAGCGTGGTCCTCGCGACCAGCCAGTCGATGCTCGGGGAACTGCTCGGCGACGGCGCCCGCCTGATGCCGTTGGAACCGCTGTCGCCGGAGCACGGGCTGCAACTCCTCCGCCGGCTGTGCGGGGAGGAGCGCATCGCGGCGGGCGGTGAGGCCGCGGCCCGGCGGATCGTCGCGAGCTGCGGCGGACTGCCGGTGGCCCTGCAGGTCGCCGCCGCGCGATTGGTGATGCATCCACGTTTGCCGGTGGCCGCGCTGGCCGAGGAATTGGCCGACGACCGGCGCCGGTTGGACGCCCTGCGCCGGGGAGGGGAGCGCACCGTGTCCACTGTCTTCGGCGTGGCCTATGCGGCACTGCCCGTACCCGCCGCGCGGCTCTACCGCCTGCTGGGCCTGCATCCCGGACGCCACTGGGACGCCGGATCGGCCGCCGCGGCAGCCGGGACGACCGTCGCCCACGCCGCCGAGCAGCTCGACGTCCTGGAGACCGCGAGCCTGATCACGATGACCGCCGACGGGCGTTACGAGTTCCACGACCTGGTGCGCCTGCACGCCCGCGAACGGGCCGCCCAGGACGACGACGAGGCCGAGCGCACGGCCGCCGTGGCCCGCGTCGTGGACCACCTGCTCACCCGCGCCGCCCAGGCCGATCTCGCCGTCATGGGTCGCCGGATGCGCATCGGCGCCTACACCGATCGGCTGGGCGAGGCCGACCGGGCCACCGCCTTCGCCCACCGGGGCGAGGCGCTCGACTGGCTGGACGCCTGGCGCGGCGAGCTGCTGTCCGCCCAGCAGGCCGCCGCCGACCACGGATGGCACCGTCGGGTGTGGGAGCTCGCCGAGGCGCTGACCGCGCTCTTCCTCAACCGCAGATACCTCAATGACTGGGTCAGAAGCGGCGACTTGGGCGCCCGGCACGCCGCCGAGGACGGCAACCCCGCCGCCGAGGCCCGACTGCGCGCACTGCTGTCCCGCCCTCTGATGGACCGCGACGAACTGCGCCGGGCCCGCCGGGAATTGGAGACCGCCGTCGCCCGGGCGGACGAGTCCGGCCACACCCTGCTGCGCGCCTCCGTCCGGGAGTTCCACGGCCGCTACTGGGACCGCTGCGACCCGGCCCGCGCCGTGACCACCTACGAGGAGGCGATGGTCTACTACCGCGCCGCGGGAGACGAGCGCGGCATCGCCATCGGCCGCTTCTTCATGGGCTGCGCCCAACACGCCGTCGGCCGCACCGAGGAGGCCCGGGCCACCCTGCAGGACGCCTACGACGGGTTCACGGCCCTCGACGACCGGCGGATGGGCGCCCGTGCGCTGGCCGCCATCGGGGGCGTACGCCGCGACCTGGGGCAGATCGCGGAGGCCGTGGCGGCCCTGGAGGAGGCCGTCGCCATGCTGCGCGAGCGCGGCGCCGTCCACTACGAGGCGCAGGTGTGCGAGACGCTGGCGGAGCTGGCCGAGGAGTGCGGTGATCATGAGCGTTGGCGGCGCCATCTGACCCGGGCCCTGGAGATATACGAGGCGGGCGGCGGCCCGCGCGCCGCGGAACTGCGCCGCAGGCTGACGGACGCCACCGCCGACGGCACCAAGGAATGACGCGGACGGAGCGGCGGGCCGGAGCACCGGGGGAGCGCCCCTCCGCACGCGGGTCCGTCAGTCGCCGGGGCGCGGCCGGCTCGCCCGTCGGGTGAGGCGGAGCACCGCGTCCTCGGTGCGCTCGCCGAGCGCGAGGGTGGCGAAGCCCTCCGGCGGCCGTCCGGTGCGCAGGCAGGCGTAGACGGCGGAGGCCAGGACGGTGACGTCGTCCAACCGGCCGGTGGCGGTCACCTCGACCGTCCGGCCGTCGCGCAGACCGGCCCGACAGCCGCGACCGCCGACGGTGACGGCGGCGAGCAGACAGCCGGGGTAGCGGGCGAGCGTGTCGTCGATCCACCGGTCGGCGGCCACGACGGTGTCGGCCGGATCCCGGCGGACCAGGACGGATGCGCTCTCCGGCCACTGCCGGTCGCGCTCGTCGTCCGCGCAGGACAGATGGCGGAACGGGCCCTCGGGGGCATCGCCGCGCGCCCCGCACGAGTGGGCGGCCACCGCGGCCGGGGTGCGTTCGACGGATATCCGCGGGCCGTCCGTCCCGTCGGGGTCCTCGGTGAGGGAGGTGTGGACGTGGCAGGCGGTGGTCGGTTCCGGGCGGTCCTGCGGGACCGGTGGCTCTGGTGCGCGGCGCGGTGGCGGGCCGGCCGGCTCGGAGAGGTCCAGCAGGTCGTAGACGGCCGATCGCAGGAGCGCCAGCGCCCGACCCGGGGCGGCGAAGGCGCTCTCGCCGACCTTGCGCAGCCGCTCTGCGGTGTCGTCGCCGGCCGCCCGGCCCATGCCGAGTGCCCGCTCGATCTGCGGTCGCAGCGGCGCGTCGGAACCCAGGCGCGGGGCGATCCGGCCCAGCTCCGCCATGGGGGTTCCGGCGACGGCCTCGTCGTCGCCGAACGCGCCGAGCAGCAGGGGGGTGCCGAGCGCCGCTCCGTAGAAGGTCACCGACCCGTGGTCGCCGATCAGCAGGTCGGCGGCGAGCAGGGTGGCCTGCCAGCCGGCGGTCGGTGGAATGGTCAGCAGTCCGGCGTCGTGCGCGGAGTCGAGGTGCGACCGGAGGGCGTGACGGCCGTGGGCGGAGGTGATGTTGGGGTGGGTGACCAGTGCCACGGCGTAGTCGTCCAACGGGAGTTCGGCGAGCAGACGGGCCGGGAGGGCGGCGTCCCGGCCCAGGACCGAGTGGTCGCGCCAGGTCGAGCTGAGCATGATCAGGCGGCGCCCGTCCTCGACGCCGAGCGCCCGGCGGTACTGTCCGCGCAGGGCCCGTCCGTCGAGCAGCGCGTCATAGCAGGGGTCGCCGACGAGCAGGGTGCGACCGGCGGTCGCGGGGTGGGCGGCGGCGAGCTGGGCCGCCTGGTCCGGGTGGGAGATCGCGAGCCGGGCGCGGCCACTGCGCAGCAGCTCGTCCGGGACGACGCCGGCCAGCCGGTCCCGGTCGCTGCGGGAGTCGGGGACGACCTTGTGGAAGCCGACGCCGTGCGGCAGCACCAGTACCGGGCAGGTGTGGGGCGCGGTGGTGAGGTCGGCGTTCTCGGTCGCCGTGATGATCAGGTGGGGATCGATCCGGGGGAGCTGGTGCCACGGCAGCACCCGGGCACCGACCGAGCGGAGCAGGGCGTGGACGCCGTCGTTGAAGGCGGAGGTGGGGTCGAAGGCGAAGACCAGATGGACCCGCGGGTCGTCGCGCAGCACCGGGCGGAGGACGTCGAGGACCCGGACGGTGGAGGTGACGGTCCGGGCGATGGCGACGACCAGCCGCTCGCCGGGGAAGGTCCGCCACCGTTCGGGATCGTCGCCCACCGGCACCCGCAGCGGCGGCAGCAGCCCGTGGGTGGTGTCAGCCGCAGCCCCGGACGCCCCTCCACCGGCGCCGCCGCCTCCGCCCGCCCCATCCCCGGTTCGCGGTTCGCGGTTCGCGGTTCGCGGTTCGCGGTTCGCGGTTCGCGGTTCGCGGTTCGCGGTTCGCGGTTCGCGGTTCGCGGCCAGACTGCGATTAGCGCGTATCACCGTATTCCGCAACCCCTTTATGGTGACGCTCACCGACGGCCGGGCCACCGGTGAGCGGGCGTGTCCGGGGCCCACGGTAGTTCAGGCCCGGCGCCGCGCCGGGGCCCGGTCCGGGCCTCAGGCGCCGTCGGGCTTCCGCCTGCCGCCGTTGAGCCGACGCAGCCGCAGCGACGCCGGGCCGAAGCCGAGGGGGCGGGGCAGCCGGCGGGGAGCCCGCTCGACGTCGGGGCCGGGCCCGGGGCCGGCAGGCGCGGCCGGGGCCGGTGGCACGGTGAGCGCCGCGGCGGGGGCGGTGAACAGGGACGGCAGATCGGACGGCGCGTCCGTGCTGTCCGGGGTGTCGAGGTCCGGCGACCGCACCGCGGACGCCGCTGGCGGGGTGAACGGGCGCGGCAGACGCGCGACCGGGACGGCGGGGGTGACCACGTCGACGTAGGCGCGGCAGACCGGTGGCAGGCCGGCGGCCGGGGTGCGCAGTCCGCTCATGGCGCCGCGTACGACGCGGATGGCCAGCGACGTCCGGGGCGCGCCGGGGCGCGGGGACGGCACCGGTTCGGCGCCGGTGGCCAGCACCCATGGTGCCTCGACGAGCCCGCCGACGGTGCGCTGCACCCTGCGGGCCAGCGTCGGATCGTCCAGGCCGTACCGCCGCAGCGCCGCGCGCAGCGCGGCGGCGCCATGGGCGGCGAGCGACAGCCCCTGGCCGTAGTCCGGGTTGACCGAGGCCACGGCGCCGCCGAGGGCGAGGAACCCGCTGGGCCAGTGCGCCAGTTGCTCGTAGCGGTGGCGGCGGCTGGAGGTGCCGCGGGTCAGCCGCACCTCGCTCAGCGGCTCGGCGTCGGTGACGAGGTCGGCGATGGCCGTGTGGACCCCGCGGGCGAACGGCACGAAGCGGTCGGCGCGTTCGGAGGGGCTCTCCTCGCCGGCGCCGGTGAGGGTGACCAGCCAGCGTCCGTCCTCGATGGGGACCAGCGTCGCCGTCCGGGCGGTCGGGACCGGCGATTCGGGGGCGGGGGCGCTGCCGGCCGCGCCGCCGGCCCGACCGGGGCCCGAACGGGCGGTGAGCACCGAGCAGTTCTCGTATCCGGCCGGGACGCGGAAGACGCGGGTGGCGCAGACGATGCCGGGGTCCCGGACGTCCTCGGGGACGGTGGGCAGCCCCAGCGCCGACAGCCGGTCCGGCGTGGTGGAGGAGCGGCCGGTGGCGTCGACCACGAGATCGGCGTCCAGGCGGTACGTTTCGCCACTGGTGGTGTCCCGGACCCACACGCCGGTGACGTGTTCGGCGGTGCCGGTCAGCCGCTCGGCGTCCGTGCCGTCGAGGACCCGCACCCCAGGGAGGGCCGGCACCTGCTCGCGCAGGACCCGGTCGAGCAGATCACGGGAACAGGCGAACACCTGCCGGGTACGGGCCCGTCGGACGGGCCGGCCGGGCAGCAGTGGACCGGTGGGCTCCGACGGCATCGGGAGCAGACGGGCGCCCGCGGTCAGCCAGCCGTCGATGGTGCCGGGCAGCAGGCTCTCCACGACGCGGGCGCCGTCCGCCGCCAGTAAGTGGGTGTGCCGCGGCTGCGGAAGATCCGTGGGCAGCACGGGGGTGCGCGGCAGCTGCTCCCGCTCGACCACGACCACATCGGCGTACTCGGACAGCGCGGCGGCGGCGAGCATGCCGGTGAATCCGCCGCCGAGCACCACGGCGAGGTACGGGTGCGTGAATTGGAGCCCGGCGCTGGGCGTACTGCTCGACGCGTTCATGGGCGGTCCCTTTCTCGGCGGTGGCGCGCGAGCCCCCGGCGGGGCCGGGCCGCGTCCAGAAAGGGCGGCGCGGCGTATGGCCGGGTGTGACGGCGCGCGGCGGCGATGACGGCGTCGGCGGCGTCGGTGACCCGTATGGTCAGCGACGGCAGGGAAGCAGACGCGGTCCGCAGCATGCGCAGAGGCGCCGGCGGAAGAGGCAGAGCCCGTTGTGGGTCCCGGCAGGCCGGCGCGAACGCCGGCCTGCCGCCCCCCGATTTCCCCATCATGATTCCCCCTCAGGCCGTGCCCGCCCCGGCGAGACCCGAGCCCCGTCCTCCGCCACTCCCCACCCGGATCACCGGGTGGGACGGGCCGGCACCGCTGCCTCGCGCGCCATGCTCCGCCCTGGGGAACGCGGCCGTCGGATCTCGTCAACGGCGGACACACGTCCGGATCGTAGGCGGCGGCGATCACTTCTGGTAGCCGGAATCGAGTGAGAGATGTGTGGGAGCCACCCGCCGCATACCGCCGGGTAGATCTACACCAAAACGGTGCAATGGACTGAAAACGCTCCCCTGTTTTCTCGCGTAGCGAGAAAACCTCCGGGAATCGGGGGCGGCCGGAAGTCCATCGGTCCCGAAAAGTCCGAAGGGTTGGCGCGAAATGATCGGGATGCGGCGGGCCGGCCGCCGCCGTGCCTACCCTGTGCGGGCACCGCACCGGAGAATCTGAGGGAGAGTCGTGCGCGCGATCGTGATGCGAGAATTCGGCGGCCCGGACGTGCTCCGCCTGGAGGACGCCCCGGAGCCGACGCCCCGCGCCGGGCACGCGCTCGTCGACGTCACCCTGGCCGGTGTCAACTACGCCGATGTGCACGTCCGCGGCGACACCTACCTCGCCCCGGTCGAACTTCCCTACATACCCGGCAACGAGGTCGTCGGAACCGTCGACGGCGGCCGGCGCGTGGTCGGGCTCACCCGCGGCGGCGGATACGCGGAACGGGCCCTGCTGCACCGCCGCGTCACCTGGGACATCCCCGACGCCGTCAGCGACGAGCAGGCGGTCGCGCTGGCCCTCCAGGGCAACAGCGCCTGGCACCTGCTCTTCACCGCGCTGCGCCTCACCGAGGGCGAGAGCGTCGTCGTCCCGGCTGCGGCCGGCGGGGTCGGCACGCTGGCCGTCCAGCTCGCGGCGCGCGCCGGCGCGAAGGTCATCGGCCTCGCCGGCACCGCGGCCAAGCGTCGACTCGCCCTGGACCTGGGCGCCCACGCGGTCGTCGACTCCACCGCCGAGGACCTCACCGAGCGCATCCTGGACGCGGCCGGCGGCCCGGTCGAGACGGCGCTGGAGATGACCGGCGGCGCCACCTTCGCCCGGACCCTGGCCGCCGTCGCACCGCGCGGCCGGCTCGCCGTCTACGGTTTCGCCGGCGGCGAGCTGGCGAACGTCTCCACCCGGGAACTGATGGAGCGCTCGCTCACCGTCTCGGGCTTCTGGCTGCCTCAGCTCTACGCCGACCGGACGGCGCTGCCGACCTCCATGCGGGCGCTGTTCGACGCCGTCGCCGACGGCTCCCTCACGACACTGACCGGCGCCACCTACGCGCTCGGGGACGCGGTGCAGGCGCACCACGACCTCGCCGCCCGCACACCGACCGGGAAACTCGCCCTCGACGTCACCCGCTGACGCCGGTGCCCTCAGGGGTGGGACACCGAGCACCGCACACGCCGTGCGCCTTCGGGCGCGGATCACTGCCAAGGGAGAGAGCACACGATGGGCCATCGCACCGCAGCGTCGCAGTCCACGGCTCCGGAGGCCGCGCAGCGCACCGGCCAGGCATCCAGGAGCGCGGCCGCCGCCGGCTCCCGGACGTCGGGATCCGGCCATGCCGAACGGGTCTTCCTCGTCCAGACGGCCTTCGCCGAGCTGGGCGGATCCGCCCACGGGCCCGGTGAGATCGCGGAGTTCACCGGCCTGGACGACTCCGTCGTCTACCGCATCCTGCAGTCCGGCATCTACCAGCGGATCTTCGAGCGGGTGGACCGCGGCCTCTACCGGCTGCGGACCTCCGCCGCCCAGCTCGCCTTCACCGCGCTCGACCACCGGCTCGACGGCGCGCAGACGGTCCTCGCCGAACTGCGCGAGGCGAGCGACAACGGGCTGGTCTTCCTCTACATGGTGGCGCCGTTCTCCGGCGCGCAGCGGCAGTGCGTCGACATGGCCGTCGGCGACTCCGACCTCGCCGAACTGGGCATGACACCGCGCGACGTGCTGTCCGTGACCCGCTCCCTGCGCACCGGCGCCTCCGGGCGCACCATCCTCGCCTACCTCCCCGAGGTCCTCCAGCAGCGGGTGCTGGCGGAGCCCGTCCCCGAACAGGCCGGCCCGGGCGTCTACCGGGACAACGACGCGCTGCTCGCCTCCCTGGCGGAGGTCCGCGACCTCGGCCACGCGCTCGGCTACGAGGAGTGCATGGCCGGCTGGAACTCCTGCGCGGCACCGATCATGTGGGACGGGGCCATCATGGGCGCGGTGCTGCTGCTCAAGCAGAAGACCGTGATGCCGGAAGCCCCCGACAGCGTCGTCGAGGCGACGAAGGAGGCGGCGGCCGTGCTCAGCCGCGACGGAGCGGCCGGGCCGACGCACAGCTGAACCCGGATCGCGGCGCACGGCCGGGCGGCTGTTCATGAGGCCGTCCGCCTCTCTACCGTGGCACCACGCGCGGCACACGGCGCGCACGACATCCAAGGGGGTCCGATGGAAGCGGAATTGGTGGCGCTCGCCACGGCCGGGGCGACGACGCTGGTGCAGCAGATGGCGACCGAGGGCTGGGCCACGGTCCGCCGGCGGATGGCCGCCGTGCTCGCCCGCCGCCGCGGCGCGGAGGAGGAGGCGGAGGTCGAACGCGAGCTGGACCAGGCGCGCACCGACGTCATCAGCGCCCGGGAGGACGGCGACGAGGAGGTGCCCCAGGGGGTGGCCGTGGTCTGGAAGGCCCGGCTGCGGCGACTGCTCGCGGAGGACCCGGCCGCGGCGGCCGAACTGCGCCGACTGCTCGACGAGATGGCGCCCCAGGGCACCCAGAGCGTCGTGCGGGACGTGCACAACACGATCAGCGGCGGTGTGATGACCGGCCCCGTGGTGCAGGCCGGTGTCGTCTTCGACCACCGCGGCACCCCGCCCGGCGGACCGCAATCCCGCTGACCCCGGCGGCCCGCCGTCCGCCGGCGGGGCAGAATGGCCGGGTGCGGCTCGAAGCGATCACCTGGGAACGGCTCACCGACGCGCTCGCCGCGCGCATCGACGCGTTGACGGCGCACGACGGGAGCCCCTGGCTGCGGGTGGCGGTTGACGGGGCTCCCGCAGCCGCCCCCGGCGACCTCGCCGATCGGCTCGCCGAGGCGCTGCGCCTCCGGGGGCGTGCGGTGCACAAGGCCGGCGCCCACGGCTTCCTGCGGCCCGCCTCGCTGCGCTTGGAGTACGGCCGTGAGGACCCGGACGCCTACTACGACGAGTGGTTCGACCGGCGGGCCCTGTGGCGCGAGATCTTCCAGCCGCTGGAGCCGGGCGGCACCGGGCGGGTGCTCCCCGACCTGTGGGACCCGGAGGCGGACCGGGCGACGCGCAGCGCCTACGTGGAACTGCCGCCCGGCGGCCTGGTGTTGCTGCACGGCCCGCTGCTGCTCGGGCAGTGGTTCCCCTTCGACCTCTCGGTGCACCTGAAGCTGTCGCCGGGGGCGCTCGCCCGCCGCACCCCGGAGGACCAGCGCTGGACGCTGCCGGCGTTCGCCCGCTACGAAGCCGAGGTCCGGCCCGAGGAGTCCGCGGACGTCGTCGTCCGGGCCGACGACCCCCGCCGGCCGGCCTGGAGCGGAGCGCCCGGCTGACCGGTCGGGCCGCCGGGCGAACGGCCGGTGCGCGAACCGCCCGGGACGGGCCGCGACCGCGGTGCCGTGCGCACGGTCCCCGCCCGACTCCTCTGCCCTGCGGCCCTCTTGAGATAACTCCGGATGCGTCCTGGCCCCGTACATCGCGCCCCCTCCCGGGCGGTCCCGGCGACCGCCCCGCTGAAAAAACCGTACGGCCGACCACTGACAGTCGACCGTGGACGGCCGAACGCTCCCCGCTGATCAGGGCGTTCGGCGCGGCCGGTAGCGTGCGGGGGATGACCACTTCGTTCAACGCAGCAGACGAGCACGCGCCGTTGCCCGGCAGCCAGGGGCCCACCGCCACCGTCGAGGTCCCGCCGCGCGCCGTCGGCGCCGTGGCGATGGCCTACGCGCCCGACCCGGACGGCGACCCGGACCCCGGCGAGATCGTCTGGACCTGGGTCCCGTTCGAGGAGAACGACGGACGCGGCAAGGACCGACCGGTCCTGGTCGTGGCCCGGGAGACGGCGGGAACGCTGCTGGCCGTGCAGCTGTCGAGCAAGCGGCACAACGAGGACCGGGACTGGGTGGCGATCGGCGCCGGCCCCTGGGACCGCGCGGGGCGCGACTCCTGGGTCGCCGTGGACCGGGTGCTGCGGGTCCACCCGCACGGCATGCGGCGGGAGGCGTGCGCGCTCGACCGGGGCCGCTTCAACCTCGTCGCCAACCGGCTGCGGGAACTCCACGGCTGGCACTGAGGCCCGGCGGGTCGGGACGCGTCGGCCGGGTGGTCAGGCGTCGGCCAGCGCCAGCAGCTTGGTGACGGTGTTCCAGTTGCGCGCGGTGGCCGTCACCCCGAGCCGGGCGCGGCCGACCGCCTCGGCGAGCCTGGAGCGCCCGATGCCGCCCGGGCACCACAGGAACAGCTCGCGGCCGATCAACCGGAACTGATCCGGCGCGTAGGCGTCCTGGTCGAGCGCGTCCAGCCGGGCGGTGTCGGTCGGTGCCTCCGACAGGAACGTCACGTGCAGGGTCTTGGGCTCCGGCACGGCCGACG is a genomic window containing:
- a CDS encoding NB-ARC domain-containing protein; this encodes MGDDGADAERVRNDFSGTAHGPVIQAGVIEGGVRIEMPRPEQPVPRQVPAGSPQFVDREPVLAEIDGWVGAGGGLAVLSGLPGVGKSATVRRWAHEERGRFPGGEFYVDFAELRAQAGGDVSAGVSRCLRALGVEDRYLPASLGELTGMLRTLTADKRVLMVLDDVTEPAQVRALLPGAPGSVVLATSQSMLGELLGDGARLMPLEPLSPEHGLQLLRRLCGEERIAAGGEAAARRIVASCGGLPVALQVAAARLVMHPRLPVAALAEELADDRRRLDALRRGGERTVSTVFGVAYAALPVPAARLYRLLGLHPGRHWDAGSAAAAAGTTVAHAAEQLDVLETASLITMTADGRYEFHDLVRLHARERAAQDDDEAERTAAVARVVDHLLTRAAQADLAVMGRRMRIGAYTDRLGEADRATAFAHRGEALDWLDAWRGELLSAQQAAADHGWHRRVWELAEALTALFLNRRYLNDWVRSGDLGARHAAEDGNPAAEARLRALLSRPLMDRDELRRARRELETAVARADESGHTLLRASVREFHGRYWDRCDPARAVTTYEEAMVYYRAAGDERGIAIGRFFMGCAQHAVGRTEEARATLQDAYDGFTALDDRRMGARALAAIGGVRRDLGQIAEAVAALEEAVAMLRERGAVHYEAQVCETLAELAEECGDHERWRRHLTRALEIYEAGGGPRAAELRRRLTDATADGTKE
- a CDS encoding CDP-glycerol glycerophosphotransferase family protein; translation: MGDDPERWRTFPGERLVVAIARTVTSTVRVLDVLRPVLRDDPRVHLVFAFDPTSAFNDGVHALLRSVGARVLPWHQLPRIDPHLIITATENADLTTAPHTCPVLVLPHGVGFHKVVPDSRSDRDRLAGVVPDELLRSGRARLAISHPDQAAQLAAAHPATAGRTLLVGDPCYDALLDGRALRGQYRRALGVEDGRRLIMLSSTWRDHSVLGRDAALPARLLAELPLDDYAVALVTHPNITSAHGRHALRSHLDSAHDAGLLTIPPTAGWQATLLAADLLIGDHGSVTFYGAALGTPLLLGAFGDDEAVAGTPMAELGRIAPRLGSDAPLRPQIERALGMGRAAGDDTAERLRKVGESAFAAPGRALALLRSAVYDLLDLSEPAGPPPRRAPEPPVPQDRPEPTTACHVHTSLTEDPDGTDGPRISVERTPAAVAAHSCGARGDAPEGPFRHLSCADDERDRQWPESASVLVRRDPADTVVAADRWIDDTLARYPGCLLAAVTVGGRGCRAGLRDGRTVEVTATGRLDDVTVLASAVYACLRTGRPPEGFATLALGERTEDAVLRLTRRASRPRPGD
- a CDS encoding NAD(P)/FAD-dependent oxidoreductase, which produces MNASSSTPSAGLQFTHPYLAVVLGGGFTGMLAAAALSEYADVVVVEREQLPRTPVLPTDLPQPRHTHLLAADGARVVESLLPGTIDGWLTAGARLLPMPSEPTGPLLPGRPVRRARTRQVFACSRDLLDRVLREQVPALPGVRVLDGTDAERLTGTAEHVTGVWVRDTTSGETYRLDADLVVDATGRSSTTPDRLSALGLPTVPEDVRDPGIVCATRVFRVPAGYENCSVLTARSGPGRAGGAAGSAPAPESPVPTARTATLVPIEDGRWLVTLTGAGEESPSERADRFVPFARGVHTAIADLVTDAEPLSEVRLTRGTSSRRHRYEQLAHWPSGFLALGGAVASVNPDYGQGLSLAAHGAAALRAALRRYGLDDPTLARRVQRTVGGLVEAPWVLATGAEPVPSPRPGAPRTSLAIRVVRGAMSGLRTPAAGLPPVCRAYVDVVTPAVPVARLPRPFTPPAASAVRSPDLDTPDSTDAPSDLPSLFTAPAAALTVPPAPAAPAGPGPGPDVERAPRRLPRPLGFGPASLRLRRLNGGRRKPDGA
- a CDS encoding quinone oxidoreductase family protein produces the protein MRAIVMREFGGPDVLRLEDAPEPTPRAGHALVDVTLAGVNYADVHVRGDTYLAPVELPYIPGNEVVGTVDGGRRVVGLTRGGGYAERALLHRRVTWDIPDAVSDEQAVALALQGNSAWHLLFTALRLTEGESVVVPAAAGGVGTLAVQLAARAGAKVIGLAGTAAKRRLALDLGAHAVVDSTAEDLTERILDAAGGPVETALEMTGGATFARTLAAVAPRGRLAVYGFAGGELANVSTRELMERSLTVSGFWLPQLYADRTALPTSMRALFDAVADGSLTTLTGATYALGDAVQAHHDLAARTPTGKLALDVTR
- a CDS encoding IclR family transcriptional regulator domain-containing protein, yielding MGHRTAASQSTAPEAAQRTGQASRSAAAAGSRTSGSGHAERVFLVQTAFAELGGSAHGPGEIAEFTGLDDSVVYRILQSGIYQRIFERVDRGLYRLRTSAAQLAFTALDHRLDGAQTVLAELREASDNGLVFLYMVAPFSGAQRQCVDMAVGDSDLAELGMTPRDVLSVTRSLRTGASGRTILAYLPEVLQQRVLAEPVPEQAGPGVYRDNDALLASLAEVRDLGHALGYEECMAGWNSCAAPIMWDGAIMGAVLLLKQKTVMPEAPDSVVEATKEAAAVLSRDGAAGPTHS
- a CDS encoding uridine kinase, with protein sequence MRLEAITWERLTDALAARIDALTAHDGSPWLRVAVDGAPAAAPGDLADRLAEALRLRGRAVHKAGAHGFLRPASLRLEYGREDPDAYYDEWFDRRALWREIFQPLEPGGTGRVLPDLWDPEADRATRSAYVELPPGGLVLLHGPLLLGQWFPFDLSVHLKLSPGALARRTPEDQRWTLPAFARYEAEVRPEESADVVVRADDPRRPAWSGAPG
- a CDS encoding type II toxin-antitoxin system PemK/MazF family toxin; its protein translation is MTTSFNAADEHAPLPGSQGPTATVEVPPRAVGAVAMAYAPDPDGDPDPGEIVWTWVPFEENDGRGKDRPVLVVARETAGTLLAVQLSSKRHNEDRDWVAIGAGPWDRAGRDSWVAVDRVLRVHPHGMRREACALDRGRFNLVANRLRELHGWH